A region from the Rosa rugosa chromosome 6, drRosRugo1.1, whole genome shotgun sequence genome encodes:
- the LOC133716260 gene encoding probable polygalacturonase At3g15720, with translation MEGRILATIFLFMIILVASPSPSSCARLNGFPTTYTLRDDGAIGYYGDQVAAATSNSFHDNEYGDVFATPNTFKEYYRPLANRQTDDDLQAFPDPWRSLAKSEFNVMNYGAVGNGQVDDTQAFLKAWGDVCGSTQGIPTLIIPKGNTFLLNSVEFKGPCKAASVNFQLSGNIVAPNNMNAWKDKDQWVQFDDVQGLIINGGGQIDGQGQVWWKVCDTTNCQRPTALHISKCDGLRLSNITHINSARNHISITDCNGVQISDILIRAPDESPNTDGIDISASTNINIHNSFIGTGDDCIAIISGSSHINITDVMCGPGHGISVGSLGKQGSYSTVEDVQVRNCTFNGTQNGARIKTWQGGSGYARNISFEDIIIQAAKNPIIIDQKYTDNLSTGTGTGTGTLLDQENAVQVSDVTFRNIRGSVAGDTAITLDCDDKIGCKNIVMDRIDLTSSVPGKKVSAHCKNVKGLSTLLSPSVSCL, from the exons ATGGAGGGTCGAATACTTGCTACGATCTTTTTGTTCATGATCATTCTGGTTGCTTCACCTTCACCAAGTTCATGTGCCAGACTTAATGGTTTTCCCACAACATATACTTTAAGAGACGATGGTGCCATTGGTTATTATGGTGATCAAGTTGCTGCTGCGACATCAAATTCATTTCATGATAATGAGTATGGTGATGTTTTTGCAACCCCAAATACATTCAAAGAGTATTATCGTCCTCTTGCAAATCGCCAAACCGATGATGATTTACAA GCATTCCCAGATCCATGGAGATCACTTGCAAAAAGCGAATTCAATGTGATGAATTATGGCGCTGTTGGGAATGGCCAAGTTGATGATACACAA GCCTTTCTAAAAGCATGGGGAGATGTTTGTGGATCCACTCAAGGCATCCCTACACTTATTATACCAAAGGGCAACACTTTCTTGCTCAATTCTGTGGAGTTTAAAGGACCTTGCAAGGCTGCAAGTGTAAATTTCCAG CTAAGTGGGAACATTGTTGCACCAAATAATATGAATGCTTGGAAAGACAAGGACCAATGGGTTCAGTTTGATGATGTTCAAGGTCTGATAATCAATGGAGGAGGTCAAATTGATGGTCAAGGTCAGGTTTGGTGGAAAGTTTGCGACACTACAAATTGCCAACGACCAACT GCTCTTCATATTAGCAAGTGTGATGGTCTCCGCTTGAGTAATATTACACATATTAATAGTGCGAGAAACCATATAAGCATCACCGACTGCAATGGCGTTCAAATTTCTGATATCCTTATTAGGGCTCCTGATGAAAGTCCAAACACTGATGGAATTGACATCTCTGCATCAACCAATATTAACATTCACAATTCTTTTATAGGCACTG GTGACGACTGTATTGCAATCATTTCTGGTTCATCTCATATCAACATTACTGATGTTATGTGTGGTCCAGGCCATGGTATAAG TGTTGGAAGTCTTGGTAAGCAAGGTTCTTATAGCACAGTGGAAGATGTGCAAGTGAGAAACTGCACCTTCAACGGAACACAAAATGGAGCAAGAATCAAGACATGGCAA GGCGGGTCAGGGTATGCTAGGAACATCAGTTTTGAGGATATCATAATTCAAGCAGCCAAGAACCCTATCATTATAGACCAGAAGTATACTGATAATCTCTCTACTGGAACTGGAACTGGAACTGGAACCCTGCTTGACCAAGAAAATGCTGTACAAGTGAGCGATGTGACATTCCGTAACATTCGGGGATCTGTTGCTGGGGATACAGCCATTACTTTGGACTGTGACGATAAAATTGGTTGCAAAAACATTGTAATGGATCGCATAGACTTAACTTCATCTGTTCCTGGCAAGAAGGTTTCTGCCCACTGCAAGAACGTTAAAGGATTATCTACTTTATTATCTCCCAGTGTGTCATGTCTTTAA